The Schistocerca americana isolate TAMUIC-IGC-003095 chromosome 5, iqSchAmer2.1, whole genome shotgun sequence genome includes a window with the following:
- the LOC124616275 gene encoding mucin-12-like, translating to MSPSTSQFSTTAETPLTRTVQLDGHTRAARDYEVLETTTPQVVARTPRGRRRLVSVSRRIRPIDASTEATVSPRGDEGQDQRTIVRVQKRRRPVTIDTITVSAVSTTEAGDSLRKTKVYKRRRPVHTNAVTTEPSLLEDEASGNQRGYRRVRPSSPQQESTNQQGSTTNSGSYKPSTQSRSKSEETFVGGRRKHVGKVRVRGRRPLLSDSETGVGSSEKAVEGEELGTVLTTTVETPQRTTSVVPEVPKPRAPPSMSTTVEATTSRRVLSRSRRPFFGIRRAVTPSVTPFVQAEPTSPTTPSSLQEESSTAGSLTSYTPTERGDTITEGTTVERIDMPTTSSSNQSTTQITGDTVSEDEGGQSKKFTPKFGGAKGRHPGRRVGLGSKYSKEQRKTTPEPNRIGLTSGRTKASTVSTTSERPTGNISDRFVKSRTLNSLRNRKPISLLRRNNVSNVTEELTATNKSLDEHTVENESPVASEGGPASFLNMSEVDNNTTTDSPAPSTIKSKDRLKKIKRPLTVTKIRGPPKLPVLKKISSHLTEDEKAETSTISEKGTRLKGRKPTSLDKLLKMRRPLPTLMRKSQNEFVPPASENVESSSNSETTIAISTLPTSADTTPGQTTADEIETTTAAAATSSLQPNIDDGAPNGIRKLPKGFKPSRFRPTIGEPRKIGIKDTPRQGVRGRPRLTPSSAVKKGVNDTQATAPLKTGLFGNRRPFSGLKPSLLKSTGRFNKKQTDYADENTEIPTTSVKEATEAYNASLKVADKVIKGFGVNTASTVEDEEVQNVTTDRPTITTEETATFQAKNDSLGNEVGETLDSLVDPTLSPLEESSTTTRKTFFFPRARGRGNDKSSKLKSLQKLLSVLRQKSNGGVASTTVKFDTETAHPTPEVPSELTSDSASDLQNTVSQTEIPILGGNTVSYGDDLKTTDTTKESTFTTVIETTVVPVGRESNVSRLGITENYGNTFLQPSMTTETAAFSVPEKSGSEDNTTMVTKILEAETETTFTETTYPETTTESDGRLVLKGSDSLDGENSGMKCSSMSGESMTTNEHLSSLQPGKTAKDNASSLCGENVRTDTTELPLSVTKRPGEVPATLESSTEVLDQSTTMVYAETATVTEPSLTFQMATLLPELTVPEDWTEPTSTETTEGTAPGSENQRFSVTDIVLHNLTKAISQLANEIDSVYTDINVTSEFIPALTTDLPNITEQATHTNVELNTAIPPGIENAVLTTETPIETDTANAETVPQQFSTTSETTTTEVNTEDPGTTIGTTVENTYSAVVKVTELPTATTAVLEEVTVPPADAVNAETVPQQYHTTSETTTHASTEDPATAIAATVQNIYSAVVKETELPTATTAVPEETKVPSGVDLEQSTTSIQGRNVFTESVHTDKSLATTDVPDMWIGVTSGSVTEVYETMATQTDSLDSEATEGNLSDKSSLPTTSPITEENGRNVTKFVNGSLADLSDDQSEFDSSFSRGRTSIVPTVDEFRTADTTVVPDLSTTALVIEVQGDDRGYSQFSTIDDVVTYDNGVSSVMPESDAANDVSNTYTVKGDKGALLGFASGEEQENLTIESSANNGTTEATVYQTQQPVTNEAVTETVTESETLEPSTPKNSDVNDTAVSDSNSILGYEMATDPDTVAAEVTEEGLSSTTVQTIMPEENDLKANEVNFDDSLYLPTTQVNEATSPTQRLEPTNTESSVSTMTEINPYVSASSINSAEEMLTYSSLPDTASTANAFPGDENTVSPGDITSPAVSDNTVTDSTSTEPGSHLLENTTYLTYFADEITTESTSVAEDSENYVSSGPFHIQTVTSFNSLLGERAHFHKETTLSPFADPLITTMDNEDDRNEGPSAWHSSFAESESTTADHDTSFSPTVTAAFPVTSQTVAGVTDVTSVQFSNTKQDSREDDDVVKYRDTERNSIYTDVSTPTPADSVQSTTPLSASNYTEQWTERIENNDTVNQDDIVAGITDASFIYTDTTKSPSPDSEGNNHQLLTTGPATQSQTENGLATYWTESVESAATDTLLTREVEPLTSDTKDITESSFSDSSTNYASPDDESLHGDGNGRFPALDINTLAPS from the coding sequence ATGAGTCCTTCAACATCACAGTTTAGCACTACTGCTGAAACTCCTTTAACGCGGACGGTACAGCTGGATGGACATACTCGTGCTGCCCGTGATTATGAAGTGCTCGAGACGACCACCCCTCAAGTTGTTGCAAGGACACCTAGAGGAAGACGGCGGCTGGTTAGTGTTTCTAGGAGAATACGGCCTATTGACGCTAGTACAGAGGCTACAGTCTCGCCAAGAGGAGACGAGGGACAAGATCAGCGCACCATTGTCAGAGTCCAGAAGAGAAGGCGTCCTGTCACCATCGATACCATCACAGTTTCAGCAGTTTCTACCACGGAGGCCGGAGATAGCCTTCGCAAGACTAAAGTCTATAAGAGAAGGCGTCCAGTTCACACGAATGCTGTCACCACAGAGCCTTCACTTCTGGAGGATGAAGCGTCAGGCAACCAACGCGGATATAGGCGTGTGCGTCCATCATCACCTCAACAAGAATCAACGAACCAGCAAGGCAGCACGACCAACAGCGGGAGTTACAAACCATCAACACAAAGCAGATCCAAATCGGAGGAAACATTTGTAGGAGGTCGAAGAAAACATGTCGGTAAAGTTAGAGTCAGGGGAAGGAGGCCATTGTTGAGCGATTCTGAAACAGGTGTTGGATCTTCTGAGAAGGCAGTTGAAGGTGAGGAACTTGGAACTGTACTGACGACAACTGTGGAAACGCCACAAAGAACTACTTCAGTAGTACCCGAAGTTCCTAAGCCTCGCGCTCCACCCTCCATGAGCACCACAGTAGAGGCCACAACCAGCAGACGAGTGCTTTCGCGTTCAAGACGCCCATTTTTTGGTATCCGCCGAGCCGTAACACCCAGTGTAACTCCATTTGTTCAAGCAGAACCCACCTCCCCTACGACCCCCTCTAGTCTTCAAGAGGAGAGTAGTACTGCAGGATCTCTGACATCTTACACTCCAACAGAAAGGGGGGACACTATCACAGAGGGAACGACTGTAGAAAGGATCGACATGCCCACCACATCATCCAGCAATCAGTCTACTACACAAATCACTGGCGACACCGTATCAGAGGATGAGGGAGGTCAGTCAAAAAAATTCACTCCAAAATTTGGAGGAGCCAAGGGACGTCACCCTGGAAGGAGAGTCGGCCTCGGAAGCAAGTATTCGAAGGAACAACGAAAAACCACCCCTGAGCCTAATAGAATTGGCCTAACTTCTGGAAGGACTAAGGCATCTACAGTGAGTACTACCAGCGAGCGACCGACTGGAAATATTTCAGACCGTTTTGTAAAATCGAGGACGCTGAACTCACTGAGAAATAGGAAACCGATATCGCTCCTTCGACGGAATAATGTGAGCAACGTAACTGAAGAGCTGACAGCTACCAACAAGTCCTTGGACGAGCACACGGTTGAGAATGAGAGCCCTGTCGCCTCAGAGGGTGGACCAGCGAGTTTTCTGAATATGTCTGAGGTGGACAATAACACCACAACTGATTCTCCAGCACCATCCACAATTAAGAGTAAAGATCGTTTGAAGAAAATTAAGAGACCTCTGACAGTAACAAAAATAAGAGGTCCTCCAAAGTTACCTGTTCTCAAGAAGATTTCGTCGCACTTAACAGAAGATGAAAAAGCCGAGACCTCAACGATATCGGAAAAAGGGACGCGACTCAAGGGCAGGAAACCGACCAGCCTTGATAAGCTACTAAAAATGAGAAGGCCTCTGCCAACATTAATGAGGAAATCTCAAAACGAGTTTGTACCACCTGCATCTGAGAATGTCGAGAGCAGCAGCAACAGTGAAACAACAATTGCAATCAGTACTTTACCAACATCAGCAGATACCACCCCAGGCCAAACGACTGCAGACGAAATTGAAACCACTACCGCAGCAGCTGCTACTTCCTCTTTGCAACCGAATATAGACGACGGTGCTCCTAACGGGATCAGGAAACTGCCGAAAGGATTTAAACCGTCACGTTTCAGGCCGACAATTGGTGAACCGAGAAAAATTGGGATCAAGGATACACCTAGACAAGGTGTACGGGGTCGACCTCGCCTTACGCCCTCGAGTGCTGTGAAGAAAGGAGTTAATGATACTCAAGCGACAGCTCCTTTGAAAACTGGACTCTTCGGTAACAGGAGACCCTTTTCTGGTTTAAAACCATCCTTACTTAAGTCGACGGGCAGGTTCAACAAGAAACAAACTGACTATGCAGACGAGAACACAGAAATACCAACAACATCAGTGAAAGAAGCGACAGAGGCTTACAATGCCTCACTAAAAGTGGCAGATAAAGTGATAAAAGGTTTCGGTGTCAACACTGCCTCAACAGTGGAGGATGAGGAAGTTCAGAATGTGACCACCGACAGACCCACTATAACCACAGAAGAAACAGCTACGTTTCAGGCAAAGAACGACAGTCTAGGAAACGAAGTGGGGGAAACCTTAGATTCACTAGTAGATCCCACCTTGTCCCCACTGGAGGAGAGCAGTACCACCACGAGGAAAACTTTCTTCTTTCCCAGGGCGCGAGGCCGTGGCAATGACAAGTCCTCCAAGCTCAAGAGTCTCCAGAAACTACTATCGGTGCTTCGTCAGAAATCTAATGGCGGAGTCGCAAGTACTACAGTGAAATTCGATACTGAAACAGCGCATCCGACGCCAGAGGTGCCGAGCGAACTGACAAGTGATTCGGCATCCGATCTTCAGAATACCGTTTCTCAAACAGAAATACCTATTTTGGGAGGAAACACTGTTTCTTATGGTGACGATCTTAAAACAACAGACACAACTAAAGAATCCACTTTTACGACAGTAATAGAAACGACTGTTGTGCCTGTTGGTCGCGAAAGCAATGTCAGTCGGTTGGGAATTACGGAGAATTACGGGAATACATTCCTGCAGCCCTCTATGACGACAGAGACTGCTGCTTTTTCTGTACCTGAGAAGTCAGGTTCCGAAGACAACACTACAATGGTAACGAAGATATTAGAAGCCGAAACGGAAACGACCTTCACAGAAACGACCTACCCAGAAACAACCACAGAAAGCGATGGGAGACTGGTGCTGAAAGGATCCGATTCTTTGGATGGTGAGAACAGTGGAATGAAATGCTCGAGTATGTCAGGGGAATCAATGACTACGAATGAGCACTTGAGTTCCCTGCAGCCAGGGAAAACAGCAAAGGATAACGCTAGTTCCCTTTGTGGTGAGAATGTTAGGACTGACACCACGGAATTGCCTCTCTCTGTTACAAAGAGACCGGGTGAAGTTCCAGCCACTCTCGAATCCAGCACAGAAGTACTAGATCAGTCGACAACCATGGTTTATGCAGAAACCGCAACAGTAACTGAACCATCGCTAACGTTCCAGATGGCAACACTGTTGCCGGAGTTGACCGTTCCAGAAGATTGGACGGAACCCACCAGCACTGAAACTACTGAGGGCACTGCACCAGGATCTGAGAACCAACGTTTTTCTGTCACAGACATTGTACTGCATAATTTGACAAAGGCCATCAGCCAACTGGCAAATGAGATCGATTCAGTGTACACAGACATCAATGTTACTAGCGAGTTCATACCAGCACTAACGACAGATTTGCCAAACATTACTGAGCAAGCAACTCATACAAACGTAGAACTGAATACCGCCATTCCTCCTggcatagaaaatgcagttttgaCAACAGAAACGCCGATCGAAACGGATACTGCGAATGCAGAAACAGTACCACAACAATTTAGCACTACATCCGAAACAACTACAACCGAGGTTAATACGGAAGACCCTGGTACTACTATCGGAACTACTGTAGAGAATACTTACAGTGCTGTTGTAAAAGTAACTGAACTTCCAACTGCGACTACTGCAGTACTAGAAGAAGTCACAGTGCCTCCCGCAGATGCTGTGAATGCAGAAACAGTGCCGCAACAGTATCACACCACATCCGAAACTACAACCCATGCTAGTACAGAAGACCCTGCTACTGCAATCGCAGCCACAGTGCAGAATATTTACAGCGCCGTTGTCAAAGAAACTGAACTTCCCACAGCGACAACTGCAGTACCCGAAGAAACCAAAGTGCCTTCCGGAGTGGACCTCGAGCAAAGCACTACTTCCATTCAAGGGCGTAATGTATTCACGGAGAGTGTGCATACAGATAAGTCACTGGCTACCACTGATGTCCCTGACATGTGGATAGGAGTCACATCTGgaagtgtaaccgaagtttacgaAACTATGGCAACACAAACTGACAGTCTAGATTCAGAGGCGACTGAAGGGAATTTGTCTGACAAGAGTTCACTTCCCACTACAAGTCCCATTACAGAAGAAAACGGAAGAAACGTAACAAAATTTGTGAATGGGTCGCTCGCAGATCTTTCTGACGACCAGTCAGAATTTGATTCGAGTTTTTCAAGAGGAAGGACCAGCATTGTCCCGACAGTTGATGAATTTCGAACAGCAGATACGACTGTAGTCCCAGATCTGTCGACCACAGCCCTTGTGATTGAGGTGCAAGGAGATGACAGAGGATATTCACAGTTCTCAACCATTGATGACGTAGTAACATATGACAACGGTGTGTCCAGTGTAATGCCAGAGTCTGATGCGGCTAATGATGTTAGCAACACGTACACAGTAAAGGGCGACAAAGGAGCATTGTTGGGTTTCGCATCAGGAGAGGAACAAGAAAATCTTACTATAGAATCTTCGGCCAATAACGGCACCACGGAGGCAACCGTTTACCAAACTCAGCAACCGGTCACAAATGAGGCAGTGACAGAAACGGTGACGGAAAGTGAGACTCTTGAACCTTCTACCCCGAAGAATTCAGACGTCAATGACACTGCTGTAAGTGATTCAAATTCTATTTTGGGTTATGAAATGGCTACTGATCCTGACACTGTTGCAGCCGAGGTGACTGAAGAAGGTTTATCATCGACCACGGTTCAGACAATCATGCCCGAAGAGAACGATCTAAAAGCGAACGAAGTAAATTTTGACGACAGCTTATACCTGCCTACAACACAGGTTAATGAAGCAACATCACCGACCCAGAGATTGGAACCCACTAATACCGAATCGTCTGTCAGCACAATGACAGAAATCAACCCTTATGTATCTGCCTCCAGTATAAATTCAGCAGAAGAAATGCTCACATACAGCTCTCTTCCAGATACTGCATCAACAGCAAATGCTTTCCCTGGAGACGAGAATACGGTTTCACCCGGAGACATCACTTCACCAGCAGTTTCAGATAACACTGTAACAGACAGTACTTCAACCGAGCCTGGTAGTCATCTGCTCGAAAATACCACCTATCTTACTTATTTTGCAGACGAAATTACGACAGAGTCCACTTCAGTCGCTGAGGATTCAGAAAACTACGTTTCTTCTGGTCCGTTTCACATTCAGACGGTCACTTCATTCAATTCTTTACTGGGCGAGAGAGCCCATTTTCATAAAGAGACCACTTTATCTCCATTTGCTGATCCACTGATCACCACCATGGACAACGAAGATGACCGAAATGAAGGTCCTTCTGCATGGCACTCTTCATTCGCAGAATCTGAAAGCACAACGGCCGATCATGACACCTCATTTTCACCTACAGTTACTGCCGCTTTTCCAGTAACGTCACAAACTGTAGCTGGCGTAACTGATGTTACGTCAGTTCAGTTCAGTAACACCAAACAGGACTCCAGAGAAGACGATGACGTGGTAAAATACCGAGATACTGAACGTAATTCAATCTACACAGATGTTTCCACGCCAACTCCTGCAGATAGTGTCCAATCAACTACACCGCTATCTGCGAGTAATTACACTGAACAATGGACGGAGAGAATCGAAAACAATGATACTGTCAATCAAGACGATATAGTCGCTGGAATTACTGATGCAAGCTTCATATATACGGACACCACGAAATCACCGTCTCCAGATTCTGAAGGGAACAATCACCAGTTACTAACCACTGGACCTGCGACACAGTCACAAACAGAAAATGGTCTTGCTACTTACTGGACAGAATCCGTTGAGTCCGCGGCGACAGATACCCTGCTAACAAGAGAAGTCGAGCCCCTAACGTCCGATACAAAGGATATAACCGAAAGTTCCTTTAGTGATAGCAGCACAAACTACGCAAGTCCAGATGATGAAAGCCTACACGGAGACGGTAATGGGAGGTTCCCAGCTCTGGATATCAACACCCTTGCTCCTTCTTGA